A stretch of Halocalculus aciditolerans DNA encodes these proteins:
- the cofC gene encoding 2-phospho-L-lactate guanylyltransferase codes for MRTLVPFGPSNPLTRLAAVLSPAERRQFADAMLADVLRTVRAAGGDPVVLATEPVDADAPVVVDDRDLSTAVEAAIGGETAVVMADLALATPDALERLYEARGDVVVAPGRGGGTNALVVRHDGFELDYHGASYRAHRENAARVGATVEEVDSLRLGTDIDEPGDLVDLLLLGDGRAVDWLRDAGFRVREADGRAVAERE; via the coding sequence GTGCGAACCCTCGTCCCTTTCGGTCCCAGTAACCCGCTCACCCGCCTCGCTGCTGTTCTCTCACCCGCGGAGCGCCGGCAGTTCGCCGACGCGATGCTCGCCGACGTCCTCAGGACCGTCCGCGCGGCGGGCGGCGACCCGGTCGTGCTCGCCACCGAGCCGGTGGACGCGGACGCCCCGGTCGTCGTGGACGACCGCGACCTCTCGACGGCCGTGGAAGCCGCAATCGGCGGGGAGACGGCGGTCGTGATGGCGGACCTCGCGCTCGCCACGCCCGACGCGCTGGAGCGGCTGTACGAGGCGCGCGGCGACGTCGTCGTCGCGCCCGGCCGGGGCGGCGGGACGAACGCGCTCGTCGTCCGCCACGACGGCTTCGAACTCGACTACCACGGCGCGTCCTACCGCGCCCACCGGGAGAACGCCGCGCGCGTCGGCGCAACGGTCGAGGAGGTCGACTCGCTCCGCCTCGGCACGGACATCGACGAGCCGGGGGACCTCGTCGACCTCCTCCTCCTCGGGGACGGACGCGCGGTCGACTGGCTGCGCGACGCGGGCTTTCGGGTGCGGGAGGCGGACGGGCGCGCGGTCGCCGAACGGGAGTGA
- the cofG gene encoding 7,8-didemethyl-8-hydroxy-5-deazariboflavin synthase subunit CofG — protein MIPGVDAYDVDVSVDDAAVEAALDVTPSDVSAASELSFARNVFVPLTTACRYTCTYCTYYDAPGEASLLSLEEVRDICARGADAGCTEALFTFGDDPDDRYTAIHAQLDEWGYDSIHDYLAAACEVALDEGLLPHSNPGDQTYEEMERVADLNASMGVMLETTAEVRAHSGGSRGKNPGQRLNTIANAGKLDVPFTTGILVGIGEDWRDRAESLLAIRDLHEQYGHVQEVIVQPVSNNERWQAGSPSVDDYRRTVAMARDVLPGSVSVQSPPNLAPVREVLDCGVDDLGGVSPVTDDHVNPDYAWPALRELEDIADEAGVPLVERLPTYERFLDGERWVSERIRRELDADSAAGERYRAVRRGDSLAGASADRSEAE, from the coding sequence GTGATTCCGGGAGTCGACGCCTACGACGTGGACGTCTCCGTGGACGACGCGGCCGTCGAGGCCGCGCTGGACGTGACGCCGAGCGACGTGTCGGCGGCGTCCGAACTCTCCTTCGCGCGGAACGTTTTCGTCCCGTTGACGACGGCGTGCCGCTACACCTGCACGTACTGTACGTACTACGACGCGCCCGGAGAGGCGTCGCTCCTCTCTCTGGAGGAGGTCCGCGACATCTGTGCGCGCGGCGCGGACGCGGGCTGTACGGAGGCGCTCTTCACGTTCGGGGACGACCCCGACGACCGCTACACGGCGATTCATGCGCAGCTCGACGAGTGGGGGTACGACTCCATCCACGACTACCTCGCGGCGGCCTGCGAGGTCGCCCTCGACGAGGGGCTCCTCCCGCACTCGAACCCGGGCGACCAGACCTACGAGGAGATGGAGCGGGTCGCCGACCTGAACGCCTCGATGGGCGTGATGTTGGAGACGACCGCCGAAGTCCGCGCGCACAGCGGGGGCTCCCGCGGGAAGAACCCCGGCCAGCGACTCAACACCATCGCGAACGCCGGGAAGCTCGACGTGCCCTTCACGACGGGAATTCTCGTCGGTATCGGCGAGGACTGGCGCGACCGAGCCGAGAGCCTGCTGGCGATTCGCGACCTCCACGAGCAGTACGGACACGTCCAGGAAGTCATCGTCCAGCCGGTGTCGAACAACGAGCGCTGGCAGGCGGGGAGCCCGAGCGTCGACGACTACCGGCGGACCGTGGCGATGGCGCGCGACGTCCTCCCCGGGTCAGTGTCGGTGCAGTCGCCGCCGAACCTCGCACCGGTCAGAGAGGTCCTCGACTGCGGCGTGGACGATTTGGGGGGCGTGTCCCCGGTCACGGACGACCACGTGAACCCGGACTACGCGTGGCCCGCGCTCCGCGAACTCGAAGATATCGCCGACGAGGCGGGCGTTCCTCTCGTCGAGCGCCTGCCGACCTACGAGCGGTTCCTCGACGGCGAGCGCTGGGTGAGCGAGCGGATTCGTCGGGAGCTGGACGCCGACTCCGCGGCCGGCGAGCGCTACCGCGCGGTGCGCCGCGGGGACTCGCTCGCGGGCGCGAGCGCGGACCGCTCAGAGGCCGAGTAG
- a CDS encoding universal stress protein has translation MYSDVLLPTDGSLGMASAIRHAVHQADGHDATLHALYVVDVRAYAILPEPTRTQVHDLLVEAGEEALEFVESVGEDAGVEVVTAVREGVPADAILDYIEEAGIDLVAMGTHGETGDGVRVVGSVAEAVVGNATVPVLTVRVNDADAATFDDDLPVHSSRYIH, from the coding sequence ATGTACAGTGACGTCCTCTTGCCGACCGACGGGAGTCTCGGAATGGCGAGCGCGATTCGCCACGCCGTCCACCAAGCCGACGGCCACGACGCGACGCTGCACGCGCTCTACGTCGTCGACGTCCGCGCGTACGCCATCCTCCCGGAGCCGACGCGGACGCAGGTGCACGACCTCCTCGTCGAGGCCGGCGAGGAGGCGCTGGAGTTCGTCGAATCCGTCGGCGAAGACGCCGGCGTCGAGGTCGTCACCGCCGTCCGCGAAGGCGTGCCCGCCGACGCCATCCTCGACTACATCGAGGAAGCCGGCATCGACCTCGTCGCCATGGGCACGCACGGGGAGACTGGCGACGGCGTGCGCGTCGTCGGGAGCGTCGCCGAAGCCGTCGTCGGGAACGCGACCGTCCCCGTCCTCACCGTCCGCGTGAACGACGCCGACGCCGCGACCTTCG
- a CDS encoding metal-dependent hydrolase, which produces MATTHAALGVLTALVLLPVEPSLAPAAALAAYAGGLFPDLDVAVVEHRKTLHFPEFYPLLAVAALAYAALAPSTASVGVAFFLLAAALHCLTEVFGGGLGLRPWLEDDDRGVYYHLGQRWLPPRRIIPYDGSPRDLVLCALATLPGVVAFDGWVRNLLLAGFAVSVVYTALRKRLVEWSPDWLLGL; this is translated from the coding sequence ATGGCGACGACGCACGCCGCGCTCGGCGTGCTCACCGCGCTCGTCCTCCTCCCCGTCGAGCCGTCGCTCGCGCCCGCCGCGGCGCTCGCAGCCTACGCTGGCGGACTCTTCCCCGACCTCGACGTCGCCGTCGTCGAACACCGGAAAACCCTGCACTTCCCCGAGTTCTACCCGCTCCTCGCCGTCGCCGCGCTCGCGTACGCCGCGCTCGCCCCCAGCACGGCGTCCGTCGGCGTCGCGTTCTTCCTCCTCGCCGCCGCCCTCCACTGCCTCACGGAGGTCTTCGGCGGCGGCCTCGGCCTCCGCCCGTGGCTCGAAGACGACGACCGCGGCGTCTACTACCACCTCGGCCAGCGCTGGCTCCCGCCCCGGCGAATCATCCCCTACGACGGCTCGCCGCGCGACCTCGTTCTCTGCGCGCTCGCGACGCTCCCCGGCGTCGTCGCCTTCGACGGCTGGGTCAGAAATCTCCTCCTCGCTGGGTTCGCGGTCTCCGTCGTCTACACGGCGCTCAGAAAGAGACTCGTCGAGTGGTCGCCCGACTGGCTACTCGGCCTCTGA
- a CDS encoding tubulin/FtsZ family protein encodes MKLAMIGFGQAGGKILDKFIEYDKRTNAGIVRSAVAVNTAKADLMGLEHVPESNRVLIGQSRVKGHGVGADNELGAEIAEEDIDEVQGAIDNIPVHEVDAFLVLAGLGGGTGSGGSPVVAKHLKRIYTEPVYGLGVLPGGDEGGIYTLNAARSFQTFVREVDNLLVFDNDAWRKTGESVQGGYDEINEEIVTRFGILFGAGEVDEGGDVAESVVDSSEIINTLAGGGVSTVGYAAETVENESSSGGLLSKFTGGGQKQPEDTANTTNRITSLVRKAALGRLTLPCEIDGAERALLVTAGPPAFLNRKGIERGRKWLEEQTGSMEVRGGDYPVPGSDRVAAVVLLSGVTNVPRIKELQQIAIEAQENIDEIRQESEDNLQNLVEDDDDELEPLF; translated from the coding sequence ATGAAACTCGCAATGATCGGGTTCGGCCAGGCGGGTGGGAAGATACTCGATAAGTTCATCGAGTACGACAAACGGACGAACGCCGGCATCGTTCGCTCCGCTGTCGCCGTCAACACCGCTAAGGCCGACCTCATGGGCCTCGAACACGTCCCCGAATCGAACCGCGTCCTCATCGGGCAGTCCCGCGTCAAGGGCCACGGCGTCGGCGCGGACAACGAGCTCGGCGCGGAAATCGCCGAGGAAGACATCGACGAAGTCCAGGGGGCCATCGACAACATCCCCGTGCACGAAGTCGACGCCTTCCTCGTTCTCGCGGGGCTCGGCGGCGGGACGGGGTCCGGCGGCTCACCGGTCGTCGCGAAACACCTCAAGCGCATCTACACCGAACCCGTCTACGGGCTCGGCGTCCTCCCCGGCGGCGACGAGGGCGGCATCTACACGCTGAACGCCGCGCGCTCCTTCCAGACGTTCGTCCGCGAGGTCGACAACCTCCTCGTCTTCGACAACGACGCCTGGCGGAAGACCGGCGAATCGGTCCAGGGCGGCTACGACGAGATCAACGAGGAGATCGTCACGCGCTTCGGCATCCTCTTCGGCGCGGGCGAAGTCGACGAGGGCGGCGACGTCGCCGAATCCGTCGTCGACTCCTCGGAGATTATCAACACGCTCGCCGGGGGCGGCGTCTCCACCGTCGGCTACGCGGCCGAGACGGTCGAGAACGAGTCCTCGTCCGGCGGCCTCCTCTCGAAGTTCACGGGCGGCGGGCAGAAACAGCCCGAGGACACCGCGAACACGACGAACCGAATCACGAGCCTCGTTCGGAAGGCGGCGCTCGGCCGCCTCACGCTCCCCTGTGAGATCGACGGCGCGGAGCGCGCGCTCCTCGTCACCGCGGGCCCGCCCGCCTTCCTGAATCGGAAAGGCATCGAGCGCGGGCGGAAGTGGCTCGAGGAGCAGACCGGCTCGATGGAGGTCCGCGGCGGCGACTACCCCGTCCCCGGCTCGGACCGCGTCGCCGCCGTCGTGCTCCTCTCCGGCGTGACGAACGTCCCCCGCATCAAGGAGCTCCAGCAGATCGCGATCGAGGCGCAAGAGAACATCGACGAGATCCGCCAGGAGTCCGAAGATAACTTGCAGAACCTCGTCGAAGACGACGACGATGAACTTGAACCGCTCTTCTAA
- a CDS encoding nitrite/sulfite reductase, whose protein sequence is MVNQVEKHKQEKHPLDVVDDVYEYAEEGLSFDEIEERAGDGEWERLKWAGMYAHGKQRGYFMMRTKAPGGYLSPEQAEVIGEVADEYARAPEEHGGETQNELWGDAYLDITTRQDIQKHWVEVEDVPDIWERYDEVGLTTIQGCGDSARNVLGCPAAGLDDHECFDAQPVIEAVSDFFTNNREYANLPRKFKMTITGCKHDCAQSQINDIGMTPARKTVDGEDLYGFHVRVGGGLSDGPRMGSDLDVFVRPEDAVEFTRAVAQAFKELGDRENRGVCRMRYLVQQMGAEKFEQAVRDRCSVDLPARGTDLTEGYQGDHVGVHDQKQEGLQYVGFNVITGRMGGDEFAQAARAARKYGTEESSIRLATDQNFLVTHIPEENVDDLLAEDFAQDYQPNPGPFSRGAVGCTGNEFCNYAIIETKKRTKQWARELDERIDTPDDLEVVRMHMSGCSASCAQPQIADIGFRGETVKLGAGDGENDDIVEGMDFGLGGSLGSDNEFLDWVENAVPADAVIPALEQLFDAYADERLDDERFYEWCRRVDNQHLRDVMQEADAPVSTGVAHGD, encoded by the coding sequence ATGGTCAATCAGGTCGAGAAACACAAACAGGAGAAACACCCCCTCGACGTCGTCGACGACGTCTACGAGTACGCCGAGGAGGGCCTCTCCTTCGACGAAATCGAGGAGCGCGCCGGGGACGGCGAGTGGGAGCGACTGAAGTGGGCCGGGATGTACGCCCACGGGAAACAGCGCGGCTACTTCATGATGCGGACGAAAGCGCCCGGCGGATACCTCTCCCCCGAGCAGGCGGAGGTCATCGGGGAGGTCGCCGACGAGTACGCTCGCGCCCCCGAAGAACACGGCGGCGAGACGCAGAACGAGCTCTGGGGCGACGCCTACCTCGACATCACGACCCGTCAGGACATCCAGAAACACTGGGTCGAAGTCGAGGACGTCCCCGACATCTGGGAGCGGTATGATGAAGTCGGTCTCACGACGATTCAGGGCTGCGGGGACTCCGCGCGGAACGTCCTCGGCTGCCCGGCCGCCGGCCTCGACGACCACGAGTGCTTCGACGCGCAGCCGGTCATCGAGGCGGTGTCGGACTTCTTCACGAACAACCGCGAGTACGCGAACCTCCCGCGGAAGTTCAAGATGACCATCACGGGCTGCAAGCACGACTGCGCGCAGTCCCAGATTAACGACATCGGCATGACGCCCGCGCGGAAGACCGTGGACGGCGAGGACCTCTACGGCTTCCACGTCCGCGTCGGCGGCGGGCTCTCCGACGGCCCGCGGATGGGCTCCGACCTCGACGTCTTCGTCCGCCCGGAGGACGCCGTCGAGTTCACGCGCGCCGTCGCGCAGGCGTTCAAGGAGCTCGGGGACCGCGAGAACCGCGGCGTCTGTCGGATGCGCTACCTCGTCCAGCAGATGGGCGCGGAGAAGTTCGAGCAAGCGGTCCGCGACCGCTGCAGCGTCGACCTCCCCGCTCGGGGCACCGACCTGACCGAGGGCTACCAGGGCGACCACGTCGGCGTCCACGACCAGAAGCAGGAGGGCCTCCAGTACGTCGGGTTCAACGTTATCACTGGTCGGATGGGCGGCGACGAGTTCGCGCAGGCCGCCCGCGCCGCACGGAAGTACGGCACGGAGGAGTCGTCGATTCGCCTCGCGACGGACCAGAACTTCCTCGTCACGCACATCCCCGAGGAGAATGTGGACGACCTCCTCGCGGAGGACTTCGCGCAGGACTACCAGCCGAACCCCGGCCCGTTCTCCCGGGGCGCGGTCGGCTGCACGGGCAACGAGTTCTGCAACTACGCCATCATCGAGACGAAGAAACGCACGAAGCAGTGGGCGCGCGAACTCGACGAGCGCATCGACACGCCGGACGACCTCGAAGTCGTCCGCATGCACATGTCGGGCTGCTCGGCGTCCTGCGCACAGCCCCAGATCGCGGACATCGGCTTCCGCGGCGAGACGGTGAAACTCGGCGCGGGCGACGGCGAGAACGACGATATCGTCGAGGGCATGGACTTCGGGCTCGGCGGCTCGCTGGGCTCGGACAACGAGTTCCTCGACTGGGTGGAGAACGCCGTCCCCGCCGACGCCGTGATTCCCGCGCTCGAACAGCTCTTCGACGCCTACGCGGACGAGCGCCTCGACGACGAGCGGTTCTACGAGTGGTGCCGGCGCGTCGACAACCAACACCTCCGCGACGTGATGCAGGAGGCCGACGCGCCCGTCTCCACGGGGGTGGCGCACGGTGACTGA
- a CDS encoding phosphoribosylaminoimidazolesuccinocarboxamide synthase has translation MTSVKDVRVDAAATRDAPGRGRFVFSDDYSVFDWGRMPDELPAKGAVLCTMGAFNFERLEAEGVPTHYRGIVPADGDADDPVPLPEAETAPREMAIDLVRVPDLPHTPDAGYDYDAYHAGAGANYLVPLEIVFRNTVPVGSSLRSRGTPAEYGIDADAWPDEPVSLPEPVVEFSTKYEERDRYLSREEADEIAGDASIDALEALARDVNRVVTEHAEQTGFDHQDGKIECAYLDGEVVVADVAGTFDENRFSYAGQQVSKEVVRQFYKSYDPDWVAAVSDAKAEADERGIADWRTLVDADPKPLPDNVLRAVADLYAAGANAYTDEAWFDAPDIADAVDAVRDL, from the coding sequence ATGACGAGCGTGAAGGATGTCCGCGTGGACGCGGCGGCGACGCGCGACGCCCCCGGCCGCGGGCGGTTCGTGTTCTCCGACGACTACTCCGTCTTCGACTGGGGGCGGATGCCCGACGAACTCCCCGCGAAGGGCGCGGTGCTCTGCACGATGGGCGCGTTCAACTTCGAACGCCTCGAAGCAGAGGGCGTTCCGACGCACTACCGGGGCATCGTCCCGGCGGACGGTGACGCCGACGACCCCGTGCCGCTCCCGGAGGCCGAGACCGCGCCCCGCGAGATGGCGATCGACCTCGTTCGGGTCCCCGACCTCCCTCATACGCCTGACGCCGGCTACGACTACGACGCCTACCACGCCGGCGCGGGAGCGAACTATCTCGTCCCCCTCGAAATCGTCTTCCGGAACACCGTCCCCGTCGGCTCCAGCCTCCGCTCCCGCGGCACTCCCGCCGAGTACGGCATCGACGCCGACGCGTGGCCGGACGAACCCGTCTCCCTCCCGGAGCCCGTCGTCGAGTTCTCCACGAAGTACGAAGAACGAGACCGCTACCTCTCTCGCGAAGAAGCCGACGAAATCGCCGGCGACGCGAGCATCGACGCGCTCGAAGCGCTCGCGCGCGACGTGAACCGCGTCGTCACTGAACACGCAGAGCAAACGGGCTTCGACCACCAGGACGGCAAAATCGAATGCGCCTACCTCGACGGCGAGGTCGTCGTCGCCGACGTCGCCGGCACCTTCGACGAGAACCGGTTCTCCTACGCCGGCCAGCAGGTCTCGAAGGAGGTCGTCCGCCAGTTCTACAAATCCTACGACCCCGACTGGGTCGCCGCCGTGAGCGACGCGAAAGCCGAGGCCGACGAGCGCGGCATCGCCGACTGGCGCACCCTCGTCGACGCGGACCCGAAGCCGCTCCCCGACAACGTCCTTCGGGCGGTCGCCGACCTCTACGCCGCGGGCGCGAACGCCTACACCGACGAGGCGTGGTTCGACGCGCCCGACATCGCCGACGCCGTCGACGCCGTCCGCGACCTCTGA
- a CDS encoding complex I NDUFA9 subunit family protein, with protein sequence MQVLVVGGTGFIGQATCRALVDAGHDVAAFARNPAEADLPASVERVAGDVRNADDVVAAVEGRDAVYNLVALSPLFKPSGGYDQHFAVHVGGTENVVAACEKHDVDRLVQMSALGADPDGDTAYIASKGRAEEVVAEGDVPWTVIRPSVVFGEGGEFVSFVKRLTTPYVTALPGGGKTRFQPIWVEDIAGVLADALDARHEGGVYELGGPEVLTLADVTRLVYEAEGKSVTVLSVPMPLAAVGLEIAGSVPFLPFGGDQARSLRMDNTVTENDVTAFDRDVDDLRTLADYLQSI encoded by the coding sequence ATGCAGGTACTCGTAGTCGGCGGGACGGGCTTCATCGGGCAGGCGACGTGCCGCGCGCTCGTCGACGCCGGACACGACGTGGCGGCGTTCGCGCGGAACCCCGCGGAGGCCGACCTCCCCGCGTCCGTCGAGCGGGTCGCGGGCGACGTTCGGAACGCCGACGACGTCGTCGCGGCCGTCGAGGGCCGGGACGCCGTCTACAACCTCGTGGCGCTCAGCCCGCTGTTCAAGCCGAGCGGCGGCTACGACCAGCACTTCGCGGTCCACGTCGGCGGGACGGAGAACGTCGTCGCCGCCTGCGAGAAACACGACGTCGACCGGCTCGTGCAGATGAGCGCGCTCGGCGCGGACCCCGACGGCGACACGGCGTACATCGCGTCGAAGGGGCGGGCCGAAGAGGTGGTCGCGGAGGGCGACGTCCCGTGGACGGTGATTCGGCCGTCCGTCGTCTTCGGCGAGGGCGGGGAGTTCGTCTCCTTCGTGAAACGCCTGACGACGCCGTACGTCACGGCGCTCCCGGGCGGCGGGAAGACGCGGTTCCAGCCCATCTGGGTGGAGGACATCGCGGGCGTCCTCGCGGACGCACTCGACGCTCGACACGAGGGCGGGGTTTATGAACTCGGCGGGCCCGAGGTTCTGACGCTCGCCGACGTCACGCGCCTCGTCTACGAGGCGGAGGGGAAGTCGGTGACGGTGCTGTCCGTCCCGATGCCGCTCGCGGCGGTCGGCCTCGAAATCGCGGGGTCCGTGCCGTTCCTGCCGTTCGGCGGGGACCAGGCGCGCTCGCTCCGCATGGACAACACGGTCACGGAGAACGACGTCACCGCGTTCGACCGGGACGTCGACGACCTGCGCACGCTCGCGGACTACCTCCAGAGTATATAA
- a CDS encoding Coenzyme F420 hydrogenase/dehydrogenase, beta subunit C-terminal domain: MTDSNPDRRQPRVPGTPGGETEDADADADAASASAERGGSCGSDACTCGAQDTSRQAVADGGEASHAERRRVARADGGTKPANVDDQGSLGDLEFTKPAENASQDVDSPDADPASHPNVPEGVDLDTPGYGIREEMNDIETPDSKTWFMELDEAVIQEDRCIQCGTCVAACPSDSIGIGDDGKPKLVKMCTGCSMCWDFCPRGGMRYERQWKITGGDDNVTGAGDPITEFSAKVEEDWREGAQDGGVVTSILSHLLESGEIDGALVATESEDEPWKAESFLATSTEELIENAGSFYNQTMALGNLDLDQWADKLPDKPRDELSLAAVGTPCEIEGIRALQDFDWDLQAQEQGLRAVDYRISLMCTKNFNYERLIGEQLEEKRGISPDEIGKMDVLDGEMRVYDHEMNELVNEDVTEFHDATLKGCDECADFTGYTSDITVGSVGSSDEYSSVIVRTEQGVKAWEAAEPDLDYHDLESRKAVGKLQSWDKKKAFESLERPFDPDAPRFIDYEDHAEHYGVELNPHDADH; the protein is encoded by the coding sequence GTGACTGATTCGAACCCGGACCGCCGTCAGCCCCGCGTCCCCGGAACGCCCGGAGGAGAGACGGAAGACGCGGATGCGGACGCCGACGCGGCCTCCGCCTCCGCCGAGCGCGGCGGCTCCTGCGGGAGCGACGCGTGCACCTGCGGCGCACAGGACACCTCGCGGCAAGCGGTCGCCGACGGCGGTGAGGCGTCACACGCCGAACGACGTCGGGTCGCGAGAGCCGACGGCGGGACGAAGCCGGCGAACGTCGACGACCAGGGGAGCCTGGGCGACCTCGAGTTCACGAAGCCCGCGGAGAACGCGAGTCAGGACGTCGACTCGCCGGACGCGGACCCGGCGTCACATCCGAACGTGCCCGAGGGCGTCGACCTCGACACGCCCGGGTACGGCATCCGCGAGGAGATGAACGACATCGAGACGCCGGACTCGAAGACGTGGTTCATGGAGCTCGACGAGGCGGTCATTCAGGAGGACCGCTGTATCCAGTGCGGGACGTGCGTCGCCGCCTGCCCGTCGGACTCCATCGGCATCGGCGACGACGGGAAGCCGAAGCTCGTGAAGATGTGCACGGGCTGTTCGATGTGTTGGGACTTCTGCCCGCGCGGCGGGATGCGCTACGAGCGCCAGTGGAAGATTACCGGCGGCGACGACAACGTCACGGGCGCTGGCGACCCCATCACGGAGTTCTCCGCGAAAGTCGAGGAGGACTGGCGGGAGGGCGCACAGGACGGCGGCGTCGTCACGTCCATCCTCTCACACCTCCTCGAATCCGGCGAGATCGACGGCGCGCTCGTCGCGACCGAGTCGGAGGACGAGCCGTGGAAGGCGGAGTCCTTCCTCGCGACGAGTACGGAAGAGCTCATCGAGAACGCGGGGTCGTTCTACAACCAGACGATGGCGCTCGGGAACCTCGACCTCGACCAGTGGGCGGACAAACTCCCCGACAAGCCGCGCGACGAGCTGAGCCTCGCGGCCGTCGGGACGCCCTGTGAGATCGAGGGGATTCGCGCGCTCCAGGACTTCGACTGGGACCTCCAGGCCCAAGAGCAGGGGCTGCGCGCGGTCGACTACCGCATCTCCTTGATGTGCACGAAGAACTTCAACTACGAGCGCCTCATCGGCGAGCAGTTGGAGGAGAAACGCGGAATCAGCCCCGACGAAATCGGGAAGATGGACGTGCTCGACGGCGAGATGCGCGTCTACGACCACGAGATGAACGAGCTCGTGAACGAGGACGTCACGGAGTTCCACGACGCCACCCTGAAGGGGTGTGACGAGTGCGCGGACTTCACCGGCTACACGTCGGACATCACCGTCGGCTCCGTCGGTTCCTCAGACGAGTACTCCTCCGTCATCGTCCGCACGGAGCAGGGCGTGAAGGCGTGGGAGGCCGCGGAACCCGACCTCGACTACCACGACCTCGAGTCGCGGAAGGCCGTCGGGAAGCTCCAGTCCTGGGACAAGAAGAAGGCGTTCGAGTCGCTCGAACGCCCCTTCGACCCGGACGCGCCGCGGTTCATCGACTACGAGGACCACGCCGAACACTACGGCGTCGAGCTGAACCCCCACGACGCCGACCACTAA
- the cofH gene encoding 7,8-didemethyl-8-hydroxy-5-deazariboflavin synthase subunit CofH: MADPDARAASLDASSFDFDYLPTSEQSFENALAKARAGDRLTVADGVELITTGTESRGIDRERKELVLEAADRRRADVVGDEVTFVANLNNNVTTACNTGCLFCNFKDTAHQFEKSHEESHAGFTKTPAESREIVADAVERGIYEVCSVSGLHPAMGLNEAHREALDPDDPTANYKPPETYETDPTTYEEQISAMSVDGVHVHSMTPEEVHHAQRGVDWDYEHVYRELADVGLDTVPGTAAEILVDEVRDVICPGKITTQEWMDSMRAAASVGLPMTATMMYGHVENEMHRVKHLKRLRDLQDETGNITEFVPLSFIHQQTPLYEQGVVSGGPSKAEDELLVAVARLFLDNVEHIQSSWVKYGDEFGLKLLNCGADDFMGTILSEEITKRAGGGYGEFRSFDDYVEMISAIGRTPVERSTDYEQRRRIDLGEASYGPTLGPKADGTPLLGASERPGPRP, from the coding sequence ATGGCGGATCCCGACGCGCGCGCGGCGTCTCTCGACGCCTCCTCGTTCGATTTCGACTACCTCCCGACGTCCGAGCAGTCCTTCGAGAACGCGCTCGCGAAGGCGCGGGCGGGCGACCGGCTCACCGTCGCCGACGGCGTGGAGCTCATCACGACCGGGACGGAGAGTCGAGGGATCGACAGGGAGCGAAAAGAACTCGTGTTGGAGGCGGCGGACCGGCGGCGAGCCGACGTCGTCGGCGACGAGGTGACGTTCGTCGCGAACCTCAACAACAACGTCACCACGGCGTGCAACACCGGCTGTCTCTTCTGTAACTTCAAGGACACCGCCCACCAGTTCGAGAAGTCCCACGAGGAGTCGCACGCGGGGTTCACGAAGACGCCGGCGGAGTCGCGCGAGATCGTCGCCGACGCCGTCGAGCGCGGCATCTACGAGGTGTGTTCGGTCTCCGGGCTCCACCCCGCGATGGGGCTGAACGAAGCGCACAGGGAGGCGCTCGACCCGGACGACCCGACGGCGAACTACAAGCCGCCCGAGACCTACGAGACGGACCCGACGACGTACGAGGAGCAGATTTCGGCGATGAGCGTCGACGGCGTGCACGTCCACTCGATGACGCCGGAGGAAGTCCACCACGCCCAGCGCGGCGTCGACTGGGACTACGAGCACGTCTACCGCGAGCTCGCTGACGTTGGCCTCGACACCGTCCCGGGGACGGCCGCGGAGATTCTCGTCGACGAAGTCCGCGACGTCATCTGCCCCGGGAAAATCACGACGCAGGAGTGGATGGACTCGATGCGCGCCGCCGCCTCTGTCGGCCTGCCGATGACGGCGACGATGATGTACGGGCACGTCGAGAACGAGATGCACCGAGTGAAACATCTGAAACGCCTGCGCGACCTCCAGGACGAGACCGGGAACATCACGGAGTTCGTTCCGCTCTCCTTCATCCACCAGCAGACGCCGCTCTACGAGCAGGGCGTCGTCTCCGGCGGGCCGTCGAAGGCCGAGGACGAACTCCTCGTCGCCGTCGCCCGGCTCTTCCTCGACAACGTCGAGCACATCCAGTCCTCCTGGGTGAAGTACGGCGACGAGTTCGGCCTCAAGCTCCTGAACTGCGGCGCGGACGACTTCATGGGCACCATCCTCTCCGAGGAGATCACGAAGCGCGCGGGCGGCGGCTACGGCGAGTTCCGGAGCTTCGACGACTACGTCGAGATGATTTCGGCCATCGGCCGCACGCCCGTGGAGCGCTCGACGGACTACGAGCAGCGCCGCCGCATCGACCTCGGCGAGGCGTCTTACGGGCCGACGCTCGGCCCGAAAGCGGACGGCACGCCGCTCCTCGGCGCGAGCGAGCGGCCGGGACCGCGGCCGTGA